The following are from one region of the Capsicum annuum cultivar UCD-10X-F1 chromosome 1, UCD10Xv1.1, whole genome shotgun sequence genome:
- the LOC107857370 gene encoding methanol O-anthraniloyltransferase-like, protein MANIPSPSAISWRIHKPELIVPQNKTPKEILHLSDIDDQGSMHVQIPIIMFYKYNSSMKEKDPAMIIKDGLSKTLVFYYPLAGRLLEGSNRKLMVNCNGEGILFVEADANVELEKLGDSIKPPCPYLDLLLHNVPDSDGIIGCPLMLVQVTRFSCGGFAVGFRCDHTMMDAYGLKMFLRGLNELIQGASAPSILPVWQRHILSARSSPRITCTHHEFDEHIESKIAWESMEDKLIQKSFFFGKKEMEAIKNQVSPNCESTKFELLMAFLWKCRTIALSLHPEEVVRLTYFINIRGKSLELELPPGYYGNAFITPAAVSKAGLLYSNSLTYAVELVKNLNNYLNEEYIRSLTDFIVIKGRPELTKSWNFMISDNRFGGFDECDFGWGKPIFGGVAKAISFFSFGVAGKNDKGEKGVLIAISLPPLAMKIFEEVVNKMTIRNVEEVNIISKI, encoded by the exons atgGCAAATATTCCCAGCCCTTCAGCCATTTCATGGAGAATACATAAGCCAGAATTAATAGTTCCACAAAATAAAACACCTAAGGAAATTCTACATCTTTCAGATATAGATGATCAAGGAAGTATGCATGTCCAAATTCCCATAATAATGTTTTATAAGTATAATTCTTCGATGAAAGAGAAAGATCCTGCAATGATCATAAAAGATGGATTGTCTAAAACACTAGTATTTTACTATCCATTAGCTGGTAGGCTCCTTGAAGGATCTAATAGGAAGCTTATGGTGAATTGTAATGGTGAAGGAATCTTGTTTGTTGAAGCTGATGCTAATGTGGAGCTTGAGAAATTAGGTGACTCCATCAAACCACCATGTCCATACCTGGATTTACTACTTCACAATgttcctgattctgatggaatcATTGGTTGCCCTCTTATGTTAGTTCAG GTGACACGTTTTAGTTGTGGTGGATTTGCTGTTGGATTCAGATGTGATCACACTATGATGGATGCCTACGGACTGAAAATGTTTCTACGCGGATTAAATGAATTAATTCAAGGCGCTTCTGCACCTTCTATATTACCTGTTTGGCAAAGAC ATATTCTAAGTGCTAGATCATCGCCACGCATTACATGTACTCACCATGAGTTTGATGAGCACATTGAATCAAAAATTGCATGGGAATCTATGGAAGACAAGTTGAtacaaaaatcatttttctttggCAAAAAGGAGATGGAAGCTATTAAAAATCAAGTTTCTCCAAATTGTGAAAGCACAAAATTTGAGTTATTGATGGCTTTTCTATGGAAATGCCGTACAATTGCACTTAGTCTGCACCCCGAAGAAGTTGTTCGTTTGACGTACTTTATTAACATACGTGGAAAGTCACTAGAATTGGAATTGCCACCTGGATATTACGGGAATGCGTTCATAACTCCAGCCGCAGTATCAAAAGCAGGATTGTTATATTCAAATTCACTGACATATGCAGTTGAACTAGTCAAGAAtcttaataattatctaaatgaAGAGTATATTAGATCACTAACAGATTTTATTGTGATTAAAGGGAGACCAGAGTTGACAAAATCTTGGAATTTCATGATCTCAGATAATAGATTTGGTGGATTTGATGAGTGTGATTTTGGATGGGGAAAACCCATTTTTGGAGGAGTTGCAAAAGCTATATCCTTCTTTAGTTTTGGGGTTGCTGGTAAAAATGACAAGggtgaaaaaggtgttttgaTAGCTATAAGTTTGCCTCCACtggccatgaaaatttttgaAGAGGTTGTCAACAAGATGACTATAAGAAATGTGGAAGAAGTCAACATAATTTCAAAGATTTAA